Proteins encoded within one genomic window of Cellulomonas xiejunii:
- a CDS encoding amidohydrolase — protein sequence MPDVSSPVPPSPILTARGSVAIVGGYVVPVASAPVDGATVLVEDGVVTAVGTDVVVPDGVRVVDAAGRWVLPGFVEAHAHMGVMEEAEGWAGDDTNEKTGPNGAALRAIDGINIEDEGFRDALVGGVTSAVVKPGSANPIGGRTVAIKTWGGRTVDEQVIRHDVSVKSALGENPKRVYGDQKKLPSTRLGVAAVIRAAFVEAQGYAARRDVAAAKGEPFERDLAKETLAAVLAGELAWDQHTHRADDIATALRLADEFGYRLVVNHGTDGAAVADVLAERDVPVIFGPLFTSRSKVELRDRAIANLGVLARAGVRVAITTDHPVVPINFLVHQASLAVKEGLDRDTALRALTVNPAAFMGLDDRVGALAPGLDGDVVIWSGDPLDVNARAEHVFVTGTEVYTWDPTARGGLGEGRVRERAERFAH from the coding sequence ATGCCCGACGTCAGCAGCCCTGTCCCCCCGTCGCCGATCCTCACCGCACGCGGGTCCGTCGCGATCGTCGGTGGGTACGTCGTCCCGGTCGCGTCGGCCCCGGTGGACGGGGCGACCGTGCTGGTCGAGGACGGCGTCGTGACCGCGGTCGGCACGGACGTCGTCGTGCCCGACGGCGTGCGGGTCGTCGACGCGGCGGGGCGCTGGGTGCTGCCGGGCTTCGTCGAGGCGCACGCGCACATGGGCGTCATGGAGGAGGCCGAGGGCTGGGCCGGTGACGACACCAACGAGAAGACCGGGCCCAACGGCGCTGCCCTGCGCGCGATCGACGGGATCAACATCGAGGACGAGGGGTTCCGGGACGCGCTCGTCGGCGGTGTGACGTCGGCCGTGGTGAAGCCGGGGTCGGCCAACCCGATCGGCGGGCGGACCGTCGCGATCAAGACGTGGGGCGGGCGGACGGTCGACGAGCAGGTCATCCGGCACGACGTGTCGGTGAAGTCGGCGCTCGGTGAGAACCCCAAGCGCGTGTACGGGGACCAGAAGAAGCTCCCGTCGACGCGGCTGGGCGTCGCCGCCGTCATCCGCGCCGCGTTCGTCGAGGCGCAGGGCTATGCGGCACGTCGGGACGTGGCCGCCGCCAAGGGCGAGCCGTTCGAGCGGGACCTCGCCAAGGAGACGCTCGCGGCCGTGCTCGCGGGCGAGCTCGCGTGGGACCAGCACACCCACCGTGCCGACGACATCGCGACCGCGCTGCGCCTCGCCGACGAGTTCGGGTACCGGCTGGTCGTCAACCACGGCACGGACGGCGCGGCGGTCGCGGACGTGCTGGCCGAGCGGGACGTGCCGGTGATCTTCGGGCCGCTGTTCACGTCGCGGTCGAAGGTCGAGCTGCGCGACCGCGCGATCGCGAACCTCGGCGTGCTGGCGCGTGCCGGGGTCCGGGTCGCGATCACGACGGACCACCCGGTGGTGCCGATCAACTTCCTCGTCCACCAGGCGTCGCTCGCGGTCAAGGAGGGCCTGGACCGGGACACGGCGCTGCGGGCGCTGACGGTCAACCCGGCCGCGTTCATGGGTCTCGACGACCGGGTCGGCGCCCTGGCGCCCGGCCTCGACGGCGACGTGGTGATCTGGTCCGGCGACCCGCTCGACGTCAACGCGCGCGCCGAGCACGTCTTCGTCACGGGCACCGAGGTCTACACGTGGGACCCGACGGCCCGCGGCGGCCTGGGCGAGGGCCGCGTCCGCGAGCGCGCGGAGCGCTTCGCCCACTGA
- a CDS encoding type IV toxin-antitoxin system AbiEi family antitoxin domain-containing protein: MGVVDILPAHPFTAREARDAGVTEHRLYALLNDGVLERIGHGLYQRTDAEYPVDLDLAPAAKRAPRATLCLTSALAHHGLTDTIPHWIDLALPRGTRKPRVENVRWHLFDVDTFDIGRSTIPVLGTPFSVGIYSPERTIVDCFRLRDVTGYEIAIEALRNWLPRRGSNPVALLNIAQQLPRAQTPVRDALNYLS; this comes from the coding sequence GTGGGTGTTGTTGACATCCTGCCTGCGCACCCGTTCACCGCGCGGGAGGCCAGGGATGCCGGGGTAACCGAGCACCGGCTGTACGCCCTGCTGAACGATGGCGTCCTGGAACGCATCGGCCACGGCCTGTATCAGCGGACCGACGCGGAGTACCCCGTCGACCTGGACCTTGCCCCAGCCGCGAAGCGCGCACCGCGCGCGACTCTGTGCCTGACGAGCGCGCTCGCGCACCACGGACTGACCGACACCATCCCGCACTGGATCGACCTGGCCCTACCGCGCGGCACCCGCAAGCCACGCGTTGAGAACGTCCGGTGGCACCTCTTCGACGTGGACACGTTCGACATAGGCCGGTCGACGATCCCCGTGCTGGGGACTCCGTTCTCCGTTGGGATCTATTCCCCGGAGCGGACGATCGTCGACTGCTTCCGACTCCGGGACGTGACCGGGTACGAGATCGCCATCGAGGCGCTACGGAACTGGCTACCCAGGAGAGGGTCGAACCCCGTCGCGCTCCTGAACATCGCCCAGCAGCTCCCGCGCGCTCAGACGCCCGTCCGTGACGCCCTGAACTACCTCTCATGA
- a CDS encoding nucleotidyl transferase AbiEii/AbiGii toxin family protein, translating into MRATQVYAALQREARARGRLAQEVMTLYGLERFLARLAETEHAEDFALKGGVLLAAYRLRRPTRDIDMQALDFPLDEAHMRTVVQRVAAVTSADALVLDSDAATVRRIRDEEEYDGLRLTVPACLPGAAWGAVCWVTANRSR; encoded by the coding sequence ATGAGAGCCACGCAGGTTTACGCCGCGCTGCAAAGAGAGGCGCGCGCACGGGGACGCCTCGCCCAAGAGGTCATGACGCTGTACGGGCTGGAACGGTTCCTGGCGCGCCTGGCGGAGACCGAGCACGCCGAGGACTTCGCCCTGAAAGGTGGGGTGCTGCTCGCCGCGTACCGGTTGCGCCGGCCGACCCGTGACATCGACATGCAGGCCCTGGACTTCCCACTCGACGAAGCGCACATGCGCACCGTGGTGCAGCGGGTGGCAGCGGTGACCAGCGCGGACGCCCTGGTCCTGGACAGCGACGCGGCGACCGTGAGGAGGATCCGCGACGAAGAGGAGTACGACGGGCTCCGGCTCACCGTCCCCGCTTGCTTGCCAGGAGCTGCGTGGGGTGCGGTGTGCTGGGTGACGGCGAATCGTTCCCGCTGA
- a CDS encoding maleylpyruvate isomerase family mycothiol-dependent enzyme gives MRAQAEDVWQTVREERLRLADDLSGLREEQWAVPSLCPGWDVHDVLAHLVDTARTGRLAFVRDMVAARGDFDRANRTGVARERRTDPQDTVAALRQVADLRRTPPAPLATRLVEAVVHGEDVRRPLGLAGAYPARAVVLALENQLRTRVSLGGGRERVAGVRLVDRGSGRTWGAGEDLEADAVDLLLVVSGRPVPADRLAGAAASRFAAAPVAGERDDQ, from the coding sequence ATGCGCGCGCAGGCGGAAGACGTCTGGCAGACCGTCCGTGAGGAGCGGCTGCGCCTCGCGGACGACCTCTCCGGGCTCCGCGAAGAGCAGTGGGCGGTCCCGTCGCTGTGTCCCGGGTGGGACGTCCACGACGTCCTGGCGCACCTGGTCGACACGGCCCGCACCGGGCGACTGGCCTTCGTGCGGGACATGGTGGCCGCCCGTGGGGACTTCGACCGCGCGAACCGGACCGGCGTCGCCCGGGAGAGGCGAACGGACCCGCAGGACACGGTTGCAGCGCTGCGGCAGGTCGCCGACCTGCGGCGCACCCCACCGGCTCCGCTCGCGACGCGGCTGGTCGAGGCGGTCGTGCACGGCGAGGACGTCCGCCGGCCGCTGGGTCTCGCGGGCGCCTACCCGGCCCGGGCGGTCGTCCTCGCGCTCGAGAACCAGCTCCGCACGCGCGTCTCCCTCGGTGGCGGACGCGAGCGCGTCGCGGGCGTCCGGCTGGTCGACCGGGGCAGCGGGCGGACGTGGGGTGCCGGCGAGGACCTGGAGGCGGACGCCGTCGACCTGCTCCTCGTCGTCTCGGGACGGCCCGTGCCCGCCGACCGGCTCGCAGGGGCCGCGGCCTCCCGCTTCGCGGCCGCGCCCGTCGCCGGTGAGCGGGACGACCAGTGA
- a CDS encoding nucleotidyl transferase AbiEii/AbiGii toxin family protein, giving the protein MRTVALTYKDAGAEVYLDAGSSNSFDWGPNSRAGIAERLVASGVQEVAGFFTNVANFQTTAAEVAYGNRAGAHVRVPAQARHLHRDPIWPSPQRVDLPAILGGHVTVLGHPLPTVVAEKTVTVLQRGTTSTRWRDYVDVRGLSRTYPFLAGDLRSAAQAVADHRQVELGPLAAVTAGYGDVAQPKWSAWLRTNDMTDLAEPVLNDQLAAITAFVDPVYDGTVNHAAAWNPTTGMWEPGDAQASGEFRRWAASQKSHGGPSGRRGSPLGA; this is encoded by the coding sequence CTGCGGACGGTGGCGTTGACGTACAAGGACGCTGGGGCTGAGGTGTACCTCGATGCAGGCTCGTCGAACTCGTTCGACTGGGGGCCGAACTCTCGCGCGGGCATCGCGGAGCGGCTGGTCGCCTCAGGCGTGCAGGAGGTCGCCGGGTTCTTCACCAACGTCGCGAACTTCCAGACGACGGCCGCCGAGGTGGCGTACGGCAACCGCGCGGGTGCACACGTTCGAGTTCCCGCTCAGGCTCGACATCTCCACCGGGACCCCATCTGGCCCTCGCCCCAGCGCGTGGACCTGCCCGCAATCCTGGGCGGGCATGTGACCGTCCTCGGGCACCCGCTGCCAACTGTCGTCGCGGAGAAGACCGTCACGGTCCTCCAGCGCGGAACGACGAGCACCCGGTGGCGCGACTACGTTGACGTTCGCGGCCTGTCCCGCACGTACCCGTTCCTGGCCGGTGACCTGCGTTCAGCAGCGCAAGCAGTCGCTGACCACCGGCAGGTCGAGCTCGGACCGCTCGCCGCCGTGACGGCCGGGTACGGCGACGTCGCCCAACCGAAGTGGTCCGCGTGGTTGCGGACCAACGACATGACTGACCTTGCCGAACCGGTCCTCAATGACCAACTCGCGGCCATCACCGCGTTCGTGGACCCCGTGTACGACGGGACCGTCAACCACGCCGCCGCGTGGAACCCTACGACCGGGATGTGGGAGCCGGGGGACGCCCAAGCCAGCGGGGAGTTCCGTCGATGGGCCGCGTCGCAGAAGTCGCACGGCGGCCCGAGTGGCAGGCGTGGCTCGCCCTTGGGGGCGTGA
- a CDS encoding AAA family ATPase, with the protein MVARTGPWSTLPVRGVQRRTGVSGLDTERGGDWHLSVPAVRQVLEQGWDLGSATVLVGDNGAGKSTLVEGIATAFGMAAEGGSTGSMHRTRPTESGFAHDLQLVRGAGAPRRGFFLRAETMHGFYTYLDEHPGYDPVFHEMSHGESFLELIGSRMMYPGLYVLDEPESALSFTGSLALLRHLHDLVQHGSQVILSTHSPLLASLPGATILEVGEWGLRECAWEDLDLVTSWRAFLDAPERYLRHVLAD; encoded by the coding sequence ATGGTCGCGCGCACAGGTCCCTGGAGCACTCTGCCCGTGCGCGGGGTCCAGAGACGGACGGGGGTGTCGGGGCTCGACACGGAGCGCGGCGGGGACTGGCACCTGAGCGTCCCCGCGGTGCGTCAGGTGCTCGAGCAGGGCTGGGACCTGGGGTCGGCCACGGTGCTGGTGGGGGACAACGGCGCCGGCAAGTCGACGCTGGTCGAGGGCATCGCCACGGCCTTCGGCATGGCGGCCGAGGGCGGGTCGACGGGGTCGATGCACCGCACCCGCCCCACCGAGTCGGGGTTCGCGCACGACCTCCAGCTCGTGCGGGGCGCCGGTGCCCCGCGGCGCGGGTTCTTCCTGCGGGCCGAGACGATGCACGGCTTCTACACGTACCTCGACGAGCATCCCGGCTACGACCCGGTGTTCCACGAGATGTCCCACGGGGAGTCGTTCCTCGAGCTGATCGGCTCCCGGATGATGTACCCCGGCCTGTACGTCCTCGACGAGCCCGAGTCCGCGCTGTCGTTCACCGGCAGCCTCGCGCTGCTGCGGCACCTGCACGACCTGGTGCAGCACGGCTCACAGGTCATCCTCTCGACGCACTCGCCCCTGCTCGCGTCGCTGCCCGGCGCGACGATCCTCGAGGTCGGTGAGTGGGGCCTGCGCGAGTGCGCGTGGGAGGACCTGGACCTCGTCACGTCGTGGCGCGCGTTCCTCGACGCCCCGGAGCGCTACCTGCGGCACGTGCTGGCGGACTGA
- a CDS encoding DUF4287 domain-containing protein produces MSFQAYLDAVEEKTGLTPRQLLEQARERGFDASTKAGPILAWLADEHGLGRGHGMAMVHVITKGPTISGKHVGTTGAHRDASDTLWLDGRATRPAVTHLSATASSVTA; encoded by the coding sequence ATGTCCTTCCAGGCCTATCTCGACGCGGTCGAGGAGAAGACCGGCCTCACACCGCGCCAGCTGCTCGAGCAGGCGCGCGAGCGCGGGTTCGACGCGTCCACCAAGGCGGGCCCGATCCTCGCGTGGCTCGCCGACGAGCACGGCCTGGGCCGGGGGCACGGCATGGCGATGGTGCACGTCATCACCAAGGGACCGACCATCTCCGGCAAGCACGTCGGCACCACGGGGGCGCACCGCGACGCATCGGACACGCTGTGGCTCGACGGTCGCGCGACGCGCCCGGCGGTGACGCACCTCTCCGCCACCGCCTCGTCCGTCACGGCCTAG
- a CDS encoding glycoside hydrolase family 6 protein — MSYLATASSPLTPLPASLRARRSRRGRLGDARLLSGAAQGGAARWLTDSGTPTGRVGAAVAAYVEQAQVVGQTPVLVPYAVPNRDNGSHSAGGYPTSGYMAWTVEIVEALRGSRAVVLLEPDSAAGDAGTGPAEPVRPAADGGVDVQGRWG; from the coding sequence ATGAGCTACCTGGCTACCGCTTCGTCTCCCCTGACACCCCTGCCGGCGTCGCTGCGCGCAAGGCGCTCACGGAGGGGGCGCCTGGGTGACGCCCGGCTGTTGTCGGGGGCTGCTCAGGGTGGTGCGGCGCGCTGGCTGACGGACTCCGGCACCCCTACGGGCCGTGTGGGCGCCGCGGTGGCCGCGTACGTCGAGCAGGCCCAGGTTGTTGGCCAGACGCCAGTCCTGGTGCCGTACGCGGTGCCGAACCGTGACAACGGGTCGCACTCGGCCGGCGGGTACCCCACCAGCGGGTACATGGCCTGGACGGTGGAGATCGTCGAGGCGCTGCGGGGTTCGCGGGCCGTGGTGCTTCTCGAGCCTGATTCTGCTGCAGGCGACGCGGGCACCGGTCCCGCAGAACCGGTACGCCCTGCTGCGGACGGTGGCGTTGACGTACAAGGACGCTGGGGCTGA
- a CDS encoding TIGR04255 family protein: MHGTKPYPNAPLVLAIVEVRHPTTAALDSPALMAAKEMLAEFTPLSRVEERNEIDLGTGTQRPVLLPKLIARDKQTSVTFGAEAIVVETTAYPGWQAFRKVLAAALDARQTVAPLDGFERIGLRYIDEIRVPTFDQEIDWSDWVISDLLGPRRRFADLGLSQLQQQGISTYATARPGESYSLRYGAIVGAPAVTSGPNLVRHNTPKPGPFFLLDTDGSWNLEPSSAIPEYDPNRIMEIADRIHRPIKELFELSITDRLRKEVLEVAN; encoded by the coding sequence ATGCACGGTACGAAGCCGTATCCGAACGCCCCGCTTGTCCTCGCGATCGTTGAGGTTCGGCATCCAACGACCGCAGCACTGGACTCTCCTGCACTCATGGCGGCCAAGGAGATGCTTGCAGAGTTCACGCCCCTCTCGCGAGTGGAGGAGCGCAATGAGATTGATCTAGGCACTGGCACCCAACGACCAGTCTTGCTTCCGAAACTGATCGCCCGGGACAAGCAAACCTCCGTAACATTCGGCGCCGAGGCAATTGTTGTAGAGACGACAGCCTACCCCGGATGGCAGGCATTTCGGAAAGTGCTGGCCGCCGCGCTTGACGCGCGACAGACTGTCGCGCCTCTCGACGGGTTCGAGCGCATCGGCCTCCGCTATATCGACGAAATCCGCGTCCCGACATTCGATCAAGAGATCGACTGGAGCGATTGGGTCATTTCTGACCTGCTTGGCCCCAGACGCCGATTTGCCGACCTAGGCTTGTCGCAGTTGCAGCAACAGGGCATCTCCACTTATGCGACGGCGCGGCCCGGCGAGTCCTACTCGTTGAGATACGGGGCAATAGTCGGAGCCCCCGCAGTCACGTCTGGACCAAATCTGGTTCGGCACAATACCCCAAAGCCAGGACCGTTCTTCCTTCTCGATACAGACGGCTCCTGGAACCTTGAGCCAAGTTCCGCAATCCCGGAATATGACCCGAATAGGATCATGGAGATTGCAGATCGCATACACCGACCCATCAAGGAACTGTTCGAGCTCTCCATCACCGATCGACTCCGGAAGGAGGTGCTTGAGGTTGCGAACTAG
- a CDS encoding polynucleotide kinase-phosphatase: protein MTTLTVPALSLVVLVGVSGSGKSTFAAQHFGPFETLSSDFCRGLVSNDVTSQDATAAAFDVLHHIAGKRLDAGLLTVVDATNVQPAARKALVALARAHDVLPVAIVLDVPEQVCLDRNAARADRSLPAHVVRRQRDQLRRSLRGLSREGFRTVHVLRGTDEVDAAVIDRQPLRSDRRDERGPFDVVGDVHGCRSELETLLGTLGYLITRDAEGRPVDAVHPEGRRALFVGDLVDRGPDSVGVLRLVMGMVAGGHALAVPGNHEHKLVRALDGRNVQVSHGLETTLAELAQETDEFRAAVREFCDGLVAHLVLDDGRLVVAHAGLKEEFHNRASGRVRAFALYGDTTGETDEFGLPVRLPWADDYRGRAMVLYGHTPTPTATWVNNTMCLDTGCVFGGHLSALRYPEKELVQVPAERVWYEPARPFPTADDAPTTGATPDVARRDPDVLDVADVLGKRVVETGLHGRVTIAEENAAGALEVMSRFALDPRWLLYLPPTMSPCATAPDGDLLEHPDQAFDAYRDDVEAVVCEEKHMGSRAVVLVCRDADVAAARFGMPAGTTGAVHTRTGRPFFDAARTEALLDVVRTAAADVWGRVGRDGAPADWLLLDCELMPWSVKAEDLLRHQYAAVGAAARTALPAATAALDAASAAGLPVDELLARTRSRSANADAFAAAYRRYVWPTDGLDGVRLAPFQLLATDAGTYETRDHLWHLDLADALVAADRSGVLATTRRLVVDLTDPASRAAGVAWWHDLTSAGGEGMVVKPLANLVRGRKGLLQPGIKVRGREYLRIIYGPDYTEPQHLTRLRSRHLGRKRSLALREYALGLEALARLSAGEPLWRVHEAVFAVLALESEAVDPRL, encoded by the coding sequence ATGACCACGCTGACGGTCCCGGCGCTCTCGCTCGTCGTCCTGGTCGGGGTGTCCGGCTCGGGCAAGTCGACGTTCGCCGCGCAGCACTTCGGCCCGTTCGAGACGCTGTCCTCGGACTTCTGCCGGGGCCTGGTCTCCAACGACGTCACCTCGCAGGACGCCACCGCCGCGGCGTTCGACGTGCTGCACCACATCGCGGGCAAGCGCCTCGACGCCGGGCTGCTCACGGTCGTCGACGCGACCAACGTGCAGCCCGCGGCCCGCAAGGCACTGGTCGCGCTCGCCCGCGCGCACGACGTGCTGCCCGTGGCGATCGTGCTCGACGTGCCGGAGCAGGTCTGCCTGGACCGCAACGCGGCCCGCGCCGACCGGTCGCTGCCCGCCCACGTCGTGCGGCGTCAGCGCGACCAGCTGCGCCGCTCGCTGCGCGGGCTGTCGCGCGAGGGCTTCCGCACGGTCCACGTGCTGCGGGGCACCGACGAGGTCGACGCCGCCGTGATCGACCGGCAGCCGCTGCGCAGCGACCGGCGTGACGAGCGCGGGCCGTTCGACGTCGTGGGGGACGTGCACGGGTGCCGCTCGGAGCTCGAGACCCTGCTCGGCACGCTGGGGTACCTGATCACCCGCGACGCCGAGGGCCGGCCCGTGGACGCCGTCCACCCCGAGGGGCGGCGCGCGCTGTTCGTCGGCGACCTCGTCGACCGCGGCCCGGACAGCGTGGGCGTGCTGCGGCTCGTCATGGGCATGGTCGCGGGCGGGCACGCGCTCGCGGTCCCGGGCAACCACGAGCACAAGCTCGTGCGCGCGCTCGACGGCCGCAACGTGCAGGTGTCGCACGGTCTGGAGACGACGCTCGCCGAGCTGGCGCAGGAGACCGACGAGTTCCGCGCGGCCGTGCGCGAGTTCTGCGACGGCCTGGTCGCGCACCTCGTCCTCGACGACGGCCGGCTCGTCGTCGCGCACGCCGGGCTGAAGGAGGAGTTCCACAACCGCGCGTCCGGGCGGGTGCGGGCGTTCGCGCTCTACGGCGACACGACCGGTGAGACCGACGAGTTCGGCCTGCCCGTGCGCCTGCCGTGGGCCGACGACTACCGCGGCCGGGCCATGGTGCTCTACGGGCACACCCCGACGCCGACGGCCACGTGGGTCAACAACACGATGTGCCTCGACACCGGGTGCGTGTTCGGCGGCCACCTGAGCGCACTGCGCTACCCGGAGAAGGAGCTCGTCCAGGTACCCGCCGAGCGCGTCTGGTACGAGCCGGCGCGCCCGTTCCCCACGGCGGACGACGCACCGACGACCGGCGCGACCCCGGACGTCGCACGGCGCGACCCCGACGTCCTGGACGTCGCGGACGTCCTGGGCAAGCGCGTCGTCGAGACCGGCCTGCACGGGCGCGTCACCATCGCCGAGGAGAACGCCGCCGGCGCCCTGGAGGTCATGAGCCGGTTCGCCCTCGACCCGCGGTGGCTGCTCTACCTGCCGCCGACGATGAGCCCGTGCGCGACCGCCCCCGACGGCGACCTCCTGGAGCACCCCGACCAGGCGTTCGACGCCTACCGGGACGACGTCGAGGCCGTCGTGTGCGAGGAGAAGCACATGGGCTCGCGCGCCGTCGTGCTGGTGTGCCGGGACGCGGACGTCGCCGCGGCGCGCTTCGGCATGCCCGCGGGGACGACGGGCGCGGTGCACACGCGCACCGGGCGACCGTTCTTCGACGCCGCGCGCACGGAGGCGCTGCTCGACGTGGTCCGCACGGCCGCGGCGGACGTCTGGGGGCGCGTCGGACGGGACGGCGCACCCGCGGACTGGCTGCTGCTCGACTGCGAGCTCATGCCGTGGTCCGTCAAGGCCGAGGACCTGCTGCGCCACCAGTACGCGGCCGTCGGCGCCGCCGCACGCACCGCGCTGCCCGCGGCGACGGCCGCGCTCGACGCCGCGTCGGCCGCCGGACTGCCGGTCGACGAGCTGCTGGCGCGCACCCGCTCGCGCAGCGCGAACGCCGATGCCTTCGCCGCCGCGTACCGCCGCTACGTGTGGCCGACCGACGGGCTCGACGGCGTGCGGCTCGCCCCGTTCCAGCTGCTCGCGACCGACGCGGGCACGTACGAGACCCGCGACCACCTGTGGCACCTGGACCTTGCGGACGCCCTGGTCGCGGCAGACCGGTCCGGGGTGCTGGCCACCACCCGGCGGCTCGTCGTCGACCTCACCGACCCCGCCTCGCGTGCGGCCGGCGTCGCCTGGTGGCACGACCTGACGTCGGCCGGCGGGGAGGGGATGGTCGTCAAGCCGCTGGCCAACCTCGTGCGCGGGCGCAAGGGGCTCCTGCAGCCCGGCATCAAGGTCCGGGGACGGGAGTACCTGCGCATCATCTACGGCCCCGACTACACCGAGCCGCAGCACCTGACCCGGCTGCGCTCGCGTCACCTCGGGCGCAAGCGGAGCCTCGCGCTGCGCGAGTACGCGCTGGGCCTGGAAGCGCTCGCGCGCCTCAGCGCGGGTGAGCCGCTGTGGCGCGTCCACGAGGCCGTGTTCGCCGTGCTCGCGCTGGAGTCGGAGGCTGTCGACCCGCGGCTGTGA
- a CDS encoding 3' terminal RNA ribose 2'-O-methyltransferase Hen1, translating into MLLTLSAAGPDAADLGYLLHKHPGRVQAFDQSFGVAHVFYPEASDERCTVALLLEVDPVGLVRQKGRSAPRDVAFSLAQYVNDRPYAASSMLAVALGKVFRTAMTGRCELRPELPARRWDLNVHVPAVPCRGGVEAAVRLFAPLGWQVDARHVPLDPTVPAWGDSRYVDLRLTGTQRVADALSHLYVLLPTLDASKHYWVGSDEVTKLVRAGEGWLAAHPAREEIARRYLAHRTSLATSAIERLAEVDDARPETVDDAVAEPEDAAVDTAAPTTPPLARQRLDAVVAQLRDAGARSVVDLGCGEGALLSELLRDPAYERLLGVDVSARALTTAARRLHLDTLPERQRRRIELAHSSVTYRDARVADFDAAVLMEVIEHVDPPRLAALERAVLGAAAPATLVVTTPNAEHNVRYPTLEAGTMRHHDHRFEWTRAEFAAWVHTAADRHGYAVTLLPVGPDDPEVGPPTQMAVFRRGTAPVSHEGGAR; encoded by the coding sequence GTGCTCCTGACCCTGTCCGCCGCCGGCCCCGACGCAGCCGACCTCGGCTACCTGCTGCACAAGCACCCCGGCCGGGTCCAGGCGTTCGACCAGTCGTTCGGGGTCGCGCACGTCTTCTACCCCGAGGCGAGCGACGAGCGCTGCACCGTCGCGCTGCTGCTGGAGGTCGACCCGGTCGGCCTGGTCCGGCAGAAGGGCCGCAGCGCACCGCGGGACGTCGCGTTCAGCCTCGCGCAGTACGTGAACGACCGGCCGTACGCGGCCTCCTCGATGCTCGCGGTCGCGCTCGGCAAGGTGTTCCGCACGGCCATGACCGGACGTTGCGAGCTCCGCCCCGAGCTGCCCGCGCGGCGGTGGGACCTGAACGTGCACGTCCCGGCCGTGCCGTGCCGCGGCGGCGTCGAGGCCGCGGTCCGGCTGTTCGCCCCGCTGGGGTGGCAGGTCGACGCGCGCCACGTGCCGCTCGACCCGACGGTCCCCGCGTGGGGCGACTCGCGCTACGTCGACCTGCGCCTGACCGGCACGCAGCGCGTCGCCGACGCCCTCAGCCACCTGTACGTCCTGCTGCCGACGCTCGACGCGAGCAAGCACTACTGGGTCGGGTCCGACGAGGTCACCAAGCTCGTGCGCGCGGGGGAGGGGTGGCTCGCGGCGCACCCGGCGCGTGAGGAGATCGCGCGCCGGTACCTCGCCCACCGCACCAGCCTGGCGACGTCGGCCATCGAGCGGCTCGCGGAGGTCGACGACGCCCGCCCGGAGACGGTGGACGACGCCGTCGCCGAGCCCGAGGACGCCGCGGTGGACACAGCCGCGCCGACGACCCCACCGCTGGCCCGGCAGCGTCTCGACGCGGTCGTCGCCCAGCTCCGGGACGCGGGCGCGCGGAGCGTCGTCGACCTGGGGTGCGGCGAGGGTGCCCTGCTGAGCGAGCTGCTGCGCGACCCGGCGTACGAGCGACTCCTCGGCGTCGACGTCTCGGCGCGCGCCCTGACGACCGCCGCCCGGCGGCTCCACCTCGACACTCTCCCCGAACGTCAGCGCCGGCGCATCGAGCTCGCGCACTCCTCCGTCACCTACCGTGACGCCCGCGTCGCCGACTTCGACGCCGCGGTGCTCATGGAGGTGATCGAGCACGTCGACCCGCCGCGCCTCGCAGCGCTGGAGCGCGCGGTCCTGGGCGCCGCCGCGCCCGCGACGCTCGTCGTCACCACCCCCAACGCCGAGCACAACGTGCGGTACCCCACGCTGGAGGCGGGCACGATGCGCCACCACGACCACCGCTTCGAGTGGACGCGCGCCGAGTTCGCCGCCTGGGTGCACACCGCTGCCGACCGTCACGGGTACGCGGTCACGCTGCTGCCCGTCGGGCCGGACGACCCGGAGGTCGGCCCGCCCACCCAGATGGCCGTCTTCCGGCGCGGTACGGCCCCCGTGAGCCACGAGGGAGGTGCGCGATGA